The following coding sequences lie in one Candidatus Nitrospira allomarina genomic window:
- a CDS encoding Mrp/NBP35 family ATP-binding protein, producing MATELNMIQPSSSSGGDVCTYMWACAICDETETCQKDREGHSRWLVGKRMERIDYKILVMSNKGGVGKSTMTTNLAISLALKGYEVGICDMDIHGPNIPKMVGAEGQKLKISTGGGIIPHQAYNLKIASMSFLLQNSDDPIIWRDAYKFEFINQLLGGVEWQDLNFLLIDLPPGTGNESVTTIDLIGDVTGCVIVSTPQEVALLDSRKSVTFARDSELPIIGIVENMSGLDCPHCHQSIELFRKGGGEASAADMGVPFLGRVPLDPEMVLQCDRGEPYALFHSDLPTADAIHGIANKVEEFCKKKDSLVKVSARPAPFKKA from the coding sequence ATGGCAACTGAACTGAATATGATTCAACCATCCTCGAGTTCGGGTGGGGATGTCTGTACCTATATGTGGGCGTGTGCCATTTGTGATGAAACCGAAACCTGCCAAAAGGACCGCGAAGGACATAGCCGCTGGCTGGTCGGAAAGCGCATGGAGCGCATTGATTACAAAATATTGGTCATGAGCAATAAGGGCGGGGTGGGAAAAAGCACGATGACCACCAATCTTGCCATTAGTTTGGCCCTCAAAGGCTATGAAGTGGGAATATGCGACATGGATATTCATGGCCCCAATATTCCCAAAATGGTGGGAGCCGAAGGCCAAAAACTCAAAATCAGTACAGGCGGCGGAATTATCCCGCATCAAGCCTATAATCTGAAGATCGCCTCCATGTCATTTCTTTTACAAAATTCGGATGATCCCATTATCTGGCGGGATGCGTATAAGTTTGAATTCATCAATCAATTGTTAGGTGGAGTGGAATGGCAAGATCTTAATTTTCTGCTGATTGACCTGCCGCCCGGGACCGGGAATGAATCGGTAACGACGATTGATCTGATCGGTGATGTCACGGGTTGCGTCATTGTGTCCACTCCACAGGAAGTGGCCCTGTTAGATTCCCGAAAGTCGGTCACCTTCGCGAGGGATAGTGAGCTTCCCATCATTGGGATTGTGGAAAACATGAGCGGGTTAGATTGCCCCCATTGCCACCAATCCATTGAGTTGTTTAGAAAGGGTGGGGGTGAAGCCTCGGCCGCAGACATGGGCGTTCCCTTCCTTGGGCGTGTGCCACTGGATCCGGAAATGGTTCTCCAATGTGATCGTGGCGAGCCCTATGCGTTGTTTCATTCGGATCTTCCCACGGCTGACGCCATCCACGGCATTGCGAACAAAGTCGAGGAGTTCTGTAAAAAGAAAGACTCGCTGGTGAAGGTGTCGGCCAGGCCGGCTCCATTCAAAAAGGCCTGA
- a CDS encoding MogA/MoaB family molybdenum cofactor biosynthesis protein encodes MIRVAVVLISSKIQSGQKPDENRKPLERILTNHQLTLLSYDVVADDRQAISRQLDAICETTAPHIILTLGGTGVRPTDWAPEATRDVIEKEIPGIGEAMRAESLKKVRTAMLSRGTAGIKGTTLILNLPGSINGVQENLNIVLPLLEHMVEKMGSMATS; translated from the coding sequence ATGATACGGGTGGCTGTGGTGTTAATCAGCAGCAAAATACAGTCAGGCCAAAAACCTGATGAGAATCGGAAACCATTGGAAAGGATCTTGACGAACCACCAATTAACCCTTTTATCCTATGATGTCGTGGCGGATGATCGTCAGGCCATTTCCCGCCAATTGGACGCAATCTGTGAGACGACCGCCCCTCATATCATTTTGACTCTTGGGGGAACGGGTGTGCGGCCAACCGATTGGGCGCCAGAGGCAACCAGGGACGTGATTGAAAAAGAGATTCCCGGTATTGGAGAAGCCATGAGGGCTGAAAGTCTTAAAAAAGTCAGAACTGCCATGCTTTCACGCGGAACGGCTGGAATTAAGGGGACCACACTGATTCTGAATTTGCCCGGAAGCATAAACGGCGTGCAGGAAAATTTAAATATCGTTCTACCGCTGTTAGAGCATATGGTGGAGAAAATGGGAAGTATGGCCACGTCATGA
- the tatC gene encoding twin-arginine translocase subunit TatC produces MAKQSKIGSWFEEKVFKPLEDKKMPVMEHLHEFQWRLTRAVIVMACVFVGTFFYADTLVSWLRIPLQNYFILDSWEWMPSDLPKIPFVFLSPAEALWQNVKVAGLCAVVLSTPHWLWEIWQFVLPGLHAQERRFVGPFTAISTVAFYLGLTFCFFVVLPFALHFLISYGLASGFIAQISIANYVGFILWFMLVFGLIFEVPLALTLMAKLGWVDAPVLRKYRKWAFLGSFLFAAILTPTPDPFNQCIMAIPMYFFYEVGIISAQVFGKKKTPESEDAGTSAPVSGPPAVRRPPLAPQPVGAGSGGDEEYVDVPDSGPR; encoded by the coding sequence ATGGCTAAACAAAGCAAAATTGGTTCCTGGTTTGAAGAGAAAGTCTTTAAGCCATTGGAAGACAAAAAAATGCCCGTCATGGAGCATTTGCATGAGTTCCAATGGCGACTTACCCGTGCGGTCATTGTTATGGCCTGTGTTTTTGTCGGGACATTTTTTTATGCGGATACGCTGGTGTCCTGGCTACGGATCCCTCTGCAAAATTATTTCATTTTAGATTCATGGGAATGGATGCCATCGGATTTGCCAAAAATTCCCTTTGTTTTTCTCTCCCCGGCTGAAGCCTTATGGCAAAATGTGAAAGTGGCCGGATTATGTGCAGTTGTTTTGTCGACTCCTCACTGGTTGTGGGAAATCTGGCAATTTGTTCTTCCAGGATTACATGCCCAGGAACGACGGTTCGTCGGACCTTTTACCGCCATTAGCACAGTGGCTTTTTATTTGGGATTGACCTTCTGCTTTTTTGTCGTATTGCCCTTCGCGTTGCATTTTTTGATTTCCTATGGGTTGGCTTCGGGATTTATTGCACAAATTTCTATTGCCAATTATGTGGGTTTTATTCTGTGGTTCATGTTGGTCTTTGGACTGATTTTTGAAGTTCCCCTCGCGTTGACCTTGATGGCGAAATTAGGATGGGTGGATGCTCCTGTATTACGAAAATACCGGAAATGGGCCTTTCTGGGATCCTTTCTCTTCGCGGCTATTCTTACGCCCACGCCTGATCCATTCAATCAATGTATTATGGCCATTCCGATGTATTTCTTTTATGAAGTGGGTATTATCAGCGCCCAAGTCTTTGGCAAGAAGAAAACTCCAGAGAGTGAGGACGCTGGGACATCCGCTCCGGTCTCTGGCCCGCCGGCAGTTCGGCGTCCTCCATTAGCCCCACAGCCAGTGGGAGCCGGGTCTGGTGGGGATGAGGAATATGTCGACGTTCCGGATTCAGGTCCGCGGTAA
- a CDS encoding Do family serine endopeptidase: MSRLFAGTARPFRIAPPWGFLVLFVGLGMVGGFFGNGWLVPAQTQAAIPGAFIEGFSEIVEKVGPAVVNVAVTGGGGPSRGLPPGPFGGPPGGGPPGGGPPGGGPGGPPGMSAGSGVIIDSRGYILTNNHVVEDASDIKVSFHDGREMSATVVGTDPKTDLAVIKVKLENGPLPSVAWGEYESLRVGDVVLALGSPFGLRNTVSLGIISALGRGSVGITEYEDFIQTDAAINPGNSGGALVNMKGELIGINTAIFSRTGGSEGVGFAIAVSIAKDIAASLIETGKVVRGWMGVAIQELTPALAQSFQLPEGRQGGVLISEVHEDGPSAKAGLQRGDVILEYGGEAVKDVNHLRNIVARTKVGKKKEIKVLREGKETLLTLELGERPSDQALAKTGPVEEEKAPAMAKLDNVLSGMTVAPISGESRSEFNIPEQIKGVVVSKVESGSAVEAAGIQVGDVIQEVSRQSVKTIDDFKQVASKIAKDELAVLLVNRRGNNLFIAVNPQ, from the coding sequence ATGTCACGGTTGTTTGCTGGCACTGCCAGGCCGTTTCGAATTGCCCCCCCATGGGGTTTCCTTGTCCTATTTGTAGGATTGGGAATGGTCGGTGGATTTTTTGGAAATGGGTGGTTGGTCCCCGCTCAAACGCAAGCGGCTATACCCGGAGCGTTCATTGAAGGTTTCTCAGAAATTGTTGAAAAAGTAGGTCCGGCGGTTGTCAATGTGGCCGTGACTGGTGGGGGTGGACCATCTAGAGGCTTACCCCCGGGACCTTTTGGTGGGCCTCCCGGCGGAGGACCCCCTGGCGGTGGACCTCCCGGTGGTGGTCCCGGTGGACCTCCAGGTATGAGTGCCGGGTCCGGAGTGATTATTGATTCTCGCGGATATATTCTGACAAATAACCACGTCGTGGAAGATGCGAGTGATATCAAGGTGTCTTTTCATGATGGACGAGAGATGTCAGCAACGGTTGTCGGGACTGATCCGAAGACCGACCTGGCAGTCATTAAAGTCAAACTTGAAAATGGCCCGCTTCCTTCAGTGGCCTGGGGAGAATATGAATCCCTTCGAGTTGGAGATGTGGTGTTAGCCCTCGGGAGTCCCTTCGGATTACGCAATACCGTGTCGTTGGGAATTATCAGTGCCCTCGGCCGTGGTAGTGTCGGTATCACCGAATATGAAGACTTCATTCAAACGGATGCCGCGATTAACCCGGGAAATTCCGGTGGAGCCCTGGTGAATATGAAAGGGGAGCTTATCGGAATCAATACGGCCATCTTTTCCAGAACGGGTGGTTCCGAAGGCGTGGGATTTGCGATCGCAGTCAGTATTGCCAAGGATATCGCCGCAAGCCTGATCGAAACAGGGAAGGTGGTTAGAGGATGGATGGGAGTGGCCATTCAGGAATTAACGCCGGCCTTAGCGCAATCATTCCAATTACCTGAAGGTCGACAGGGTGGGGTATTGATTAGTGAAGTACATGAAGATGGCCCTTCCGCAAAGGCCGGACTTCAACGGGGTGATGTAATCCTTGAATATGGAGGTGAAGCCGTCAAGGATGTCAACCATCTTCGTAATATCGTTGCCCGGACAAAGGTTGGAAAGAAAAAAGAAATTAAAGTGTTACGCGAGGGCAAAGAGACCCTGCTGACCTTGGAACTGGGGGAACGGCCATCCGATCAAGCACTGGCAAAAACTGGGCCGGTAGAAGAAGAGAAAGCTCCGGCTATGGCCAAACTGGATAACGTATTGTCGGGAATGACCGTCGCCCCAATTAGTGGGGAAAGCCGGAGTGAATTCAATATTCCTGAACAAATCAAAGGTGTGGTCGTCTCAAAAGTTGAATCAGGCAGCGCCGTTGAGGCTGCGGGTATTCAGGTTGGTGACGTCATTCAAGAAGTGAGTCGCCAAAGTGTGAAAACGATTGACGACTTCAAGCAGGTTGCGTCCAAAATTGCCAAAGATGAGTTAGCCGTTTTATTGGTCAACCGGCGCGGCAATAATCTGTTTATCGCAGTGAATCCTCAATAA